ATCCCAAGATCCCTGACCATTCCCCCAGCCTCCCTAGGATCTCAGGAAGTTTGTCTTCCCTCATGTTGAGCCAGGGCAGGTGGTAGCTAAAAACTCCCTATTCACTGGTTCCCCTTAGCTCCCCCGACTGTAGCTAGAGGGCATGCCCAGCCCACTGATGTCCTTTGACCCATCCTCTTGCAGTTGCTGCTGTCCCAGTGTCCCTGGAAAGAGTACAAGTCAGACACAGGCAAACCTTACTACTATAACAACCAGAGTAAGGAGTCTCGCTGGACCCGGCCCAAGGACCTGGATGACctggagggtgaggaggggctggggcctgggctgcGGTTCTGGGGGGTGGCCCTTGCCACCCTGTGACCATgttatcttctcccattgcaGCTCTAGTCAAACAGGAGGCTGCAGGGTGAGTGACTTGCCCACCTACCCACCTGTACTTGGGGCCgcctgaggggtgggggtggacacTCTCTGTGATCCCTACTCTGTGGAAGAGCCAGCTGTCAGTCTCCTTGTGGAGCGGCCTGCCCCGGCCCCAGTGCTTCGCAGGATAGAGACCAGCTGGCCCCTGACggtccctctctctgctccactCCTGGACACTGCCGTTCCGACCCACTTCaggaaacagcagcagcagccccagataCTGCAGCCGCAGCCGCCTCAGCCCCAGCCTGAGCCCCCGCCTGGGCCGCCCggccccacccctctgcccctggGCCTTCTAGAGCCTGAGCCAGGTGGGAGTGAAGATTGCGATATGTCAGAGGCTGCCCAGCCTGTGGAGCAGGGCTTTCTGCAACAGCCGGAGGAGGGCCCCAGCAGGTGAGGGCTGCCCCCCCGAGGCATTCCAGATGCTGGCTTCAAGCTCCCAGCCTAGTTCAACCCTTGATTtctgccaggcctcttgggaagGGTGTGAAGATCTGGGCATGGCCTCTGGAGGGCAGAAAAGggctgctttggggagccaggaGAGGGTGGCATACTCCTGACAACATAGGGCACTGAAAGCTGTGGGGCCTGGGAGATGCTGTGGCTGAGTCCCCTTTGCCCCCCAGTGCTACTGGACAGCATCAGCCACcacagcaggaggaagaggaatcaAAGCCAGAGCCAGAGAGGTCTGGCCTCAGTTGGAGCAACCGGGAGAAGGCAAAGCAGGCCTTCAAGGAGCTGCTGAGGGATAAGGTGCGGGGGTGGGGCTCCCAGGGTAGGCCTGGAGGGGCCTGGAAGTGGGCAGGCCCCATGACCCCTGCCTGCTCCATTCTAGGCTGTCCCCTCCAATGCCTCGTGGGAACAGGCCATGAAGATGGTGGTCACCGACCCCCGTTACAGGTAGGCCTGGGCAGAGGGAGCCAGGCCCTCCAGACTGTGTTTGTGAGCGGCTGGGCCAGGGCCTCCCTGAGAAGCCCCAGCTCAACACTCAGGCCCCAGAGGGGCCTGAGTCAGGAGAGTGATAGAAGGGCAAGGGTGCAGGGGAAAGAGAAGCTGGAGGgcctccaggaggaggaggggaaaggtaTCTGACACgagacattcaataaatgcttgttgaattgaattgattCGAATTGAATTAATTGGGGTGAGGGGGCTGGATAGGGTGGAGGCCTGAATGCACCTTGAGAACCCCAGAGCAAAAGGGCTCAGTGTTAGTGTCTTGGAGCCCCGTCTTCCCCCTCActgcctcccgcccctcccctcatCCCAGAGACCCGTCTTGCCTCCCTGCAGCCTGCTGTGCCCATGCATGGACCCCTCACTCAGTTCCGTGTGCCGTGACCCTGCTTGGTGGGCTGTTCAGGGTGACTCCTCtatccccaccccactcccaccctttCCACCCCAGTGCCTTGCCCAAACTGAGTGAGAAAAAGCAGGCATTCAATGCCTACAAGGCGCAgcgggagaaggaagagaaggaagaggcccGGCTAAGGGCCAAGGAGGCCAAGCAGACCTTGCAGCATTTCCTGGAGCAGCACGAACGCATGACCTCTACCACCCGCTACCGGTCagggggccaggctggggtggggtctgggaaCCCTGAGAACACATGGGCCCAGGGTCTCTGTCCCCTTCCTGCCTACCTACGGCCCATATGCTCCACAGGCGGGCAGAACAGacctttggggagctggaggtgTGGGCTGTGGTCCCTGAGAGGGATCGAAAAGAGGTTTATGATGATGTCCTCTTCTTCCTGGCCAAGAAGGAGAAGGTAACAGTCACTGGCTGGATCCGTCAAGTCTGTCTTACTTGAGGCTTTTCATGTCTTTGCGTCCTTGCGGAACCCAGCCATTCATTTCTCCACTGCCCCAGGGTCTCAGCTCCTCACTTGGAAGCTGGTGTGGCACTTGCACATCCCCCCACTTCTGCTCGGGGTCTACAACGTGGGTGTGGGAGGTCAGGAGGGCGTCTGTGAGGGGTTGGTCTGTAATCCGCGCTCCTTCCCGGATGTGGAAGTCTTGAGTCTGGGCCTCCTAGGGTTCCCTAgctgcctgcctttccccagaCGCTCCTCTGCCCAGGCCCACTTGAGTAGCTCCGACCTGCCCTCCCTCACCCTGACCCTGACGCTGTGGCTCCCCAGGAACAGGCCAAGCAGCTCCGGCGCCGCAACATCCAGGCCCTGAAGAGCATCCTGGATGGGATGAGTAGTGTCAACTTCCAAACTACGTGGTCCCAGGCCCAGCAGTACCTCATGGATAACCCCAGCTTTGCTCAGGACCACCAGCTGCAGAGTAAGCCCGGGTCTCCGCTCCCGCCTGTCCCCCCTTCCTCACCGACCTGGGACCCTGGAGCCTGCCTCATACTGCTCCCCTGcacttcttccccccccccccccgggatgtCCAGGGGTCCTCAGCATTCACTCAGTCCCTGTATCTCTCCAGAGGCTGGAGATGCTAGAAtgctgggacccccccccccccactccgggGTCCACTGTTGACCCGGCCATTGTGTGTCCTTGAAGAAGGAGCTCTAGGATAGGTGTCAGAAGGCCGGGAGAGAATGATTTTTCTAACTCCTATGAATATGGTCTTAAATTGTCATGGCCCGTGGGCCTTAACTGGTCGCATGTTGTTACAATGAGCTGTTGTTGGCCTGTAGTCGTTGGCAGTATCAGAAATAGACCCTCTGAACTTTCATCAAAGCCTAATTGATTTCCAGTTccataaaacacaaaacttcagATCCCGAGATGACCGGTCTCATAGGATTACTTCCAGTAACTGACTTCACAAGAGCTGCCTACTTGCTGATTTTGTTCTCATACGTTAATGAACCCTTCTCCAGAACCACCATTCCAGTCTCCTCTTCCGCAGAGGCCTCTGCTCCCCTTGCGCCCCCACCGTGGGGGACCCCGGCACCTACTGAGGCAGCACCTTTGAACATGGAGGGGTGCTGGGGTCGGCGAGGGTGGCCCACTGGTGCTGAGCCTCCTCCCTGTGCTTAGACATGGACAAGGAAGATGCACTGATCTGCTTCGAGGAGCACATCCGAGctttggagagggaggaggaggaggagcgggagCGGGCCCGCCTTCGGGAGCGGCGTCAGCAACGCAAGAACCGGGAGGCCTTCCAGGTATCTTTGCTGCCCGCCGGAGAGGCGCTCAGCTCCACCCGGGCCGTACCCCGCCCTTGCCCATGCCCTGCCTCCTTGCGGCTAGGCCCGCTGTGCCGTGTCTGCCCGGTCCCGTGCAGTGCCTCCTCCACCAGGCTGCCCTGCACCTGTGGCTCTGCCCctgctgtgtcccctcccccGGAGGCCGTGCTCCTCGCGGGAGACTAGATGAATGCACCACCCAGAAGCTGCCAGCAGGGAGCACCCTAAAGgcacagcctggcagctcccagtTCATTTCCCTTTGGTGGGGAGCCAGATGGGCAGAGCTAGCGTGTCCCACAGCTTGGAGGTGGCAGCGGTGGCGATCGTGGTGGGGGTTCCTTAGCTCTAACACTTCGGGAAGCTGAGAGCAAGCCGCAGGAAGGACATGCTGCAGACAAGTTTCTATTTCTCCGCCTTCTAGTCCGGCTCCTCGTCATGTTTGAGTCTGTCCCTCTCTGTATTTACATTCTCTCCATTTTCactgctctctgcctccccatTTGTAGCTCTTCATCTCTGCCTCCGTTGCCTGCATTTCCTCAGTCTGGATTGTCCCggcctctccctcccatcccctctcttcctccccagtccctggctctgcctctctcgctgtctcactctcccTATAActggcctctccctgctcagACCTTCCTGGACGAGCTGCACGAGACAGGGCAGCTGCACTCTATGTCCACCTGGATGGAGCTGTACCCAGCTGTCAGCACTGATGTCCGCTTTGCCAACATGCTGGGCCAGCCGGGTAAGGCAGCCAGGCTCCCCCTTCTCTGGCCTGGCTTCCTGTCCCGCCAGCCTCTCTGCACCCCACTCCCTCGTCCTGTCCTcgacccctcccccaggcctcgGGAAGCTGCCGCCCGccaggcccccctccctccctcccccgcagGCTCCACCCCTCTGGACTTGTTCAAGTTCTATGTGGAGGAGTTGAAGGCACGATTCCATGATGAGAAGAAGATCATTAAGGACATCCTTAAGGTGAGGGAGGCCCGGGGTTGTGGATGGATGCAGACTGGGTGCAGGGCACCTCTCTGGACAGGACTCCCTGATTATGTCCTGTATGGCCAGAGCAGCGTGGCTCTGTTCAGCAGAGATCTGCTGAGATCCCTGACTGCGCACCGGGGACACAGAAATAAGAAAGTTGCAGTTGCTGGCCATAAGGAGCTCATGGCCTAGGAGGAAGATAAACGTGACACTTATTATGGAGGGGGGCAAGTCCTATCGGAGACGAGAATCACCAGAATTGCTCTTTGCACTGCACCTTTAAGAACGAGCAGGTGGAGGAGGCCGGCGTCCCAGGCACAGGGTATTGCAGGAGCAGAGGCGAGG
The window above is part of the Ursus arctos isolate Adak ecotype North America unplaced genomic scaffold, UrsArc2.0 scaffold_26, whole genome shotgun sequence genome. Proteins encoded here:
- the PRPF40B gene encoding pre-mRNA-processing factor 40 homolog B isoform X5 — encoded protein: MSVPDSGPRPPAAPAPFPPGPPMMPPPFMPPPGIPPPFPPMGLPPMSQRPPAIPPMPPGIMPPMLPPMGAPPPLTQIPGMVPPMMPGMLMPAVPVTAATAPGADTASSAVAGTGPPRALWSEHVAPDGRIYYYNADDKQSVWEKPSVLKSKAELLLSQCPWKEYKSDTGKPYYYNNQSKESRWTRPKDLDDLEALVKQEAAGKQQQQPQILQPQPPQPQPEPPPGPPGPTPLPLGLLEPEPGGSEDCDMSEAAQPVEQGFLQQPEEGPSSATGQHQPPQQEEEESKPEPERSGLSWSNREKAKQAFKELLRDKAVPSNASWEQAMKMVVTDPRYSALPKLSEKKQAFNAYKAQREKEEKEEARLRAKEAKQTLQHFLEQHERMTSTTRYRRAEQTFGELEVWAVVPERDRKEVYDDVLFFLAKKEKEQAKQLRRRNIQALKSILDGMSSVNFQTTWSQAQQYLMDNPSFAQDHQLQNMDKEDALICFEEHIRALEREEEEERERARLRERRQQRKNREAFQTFLDELHETGQLHSMSTWMELYPAVSTDVRFANMLGQPGKAARLPLLWPGFLSRQPLCTPLPRPVLDPSPRPREAAARQAPLPPSPAGSTPLDLFKFYVEELKARFHDEKKIIKDILKDRGFCVEVNTAFEDFAHVISFDKRAAALDAGNIKLTFNSLLEKAEAREREREKEEARRMRRREAAFRSMLRQAVPALELGTAWEEVRERFVCDSAFEQITLESERIRLFREFLQVLETECQHLHTKGRKHGRKGKKHHRKRSHSPSFPDLRASGGQRTCALTCVCRSAQGSESEEEELPPPSLRPPKRRRRNPSESGSEPSSSLDSVESGGAALGGRGSPSARLLLGSDHGLRKAKKPKKKTKKRRHKSNSPESETDPEEKAGKESDEKEPEQDKDRELRRAELPNRSPGFGIKKEKTGWDTSESELSEGELERRRRTLLQQLDDHQ
- the PRPF40B gene encoding pre-mRNA-processing factor 40 homolog B isoform X14, whose translation is MMPPPGIPPPFPPMGLPPMSQRPPAIPPMPPGIMPPMLPPMGAPPPLTQIPGMVPPMMPGMLMPAVPVTAATAPGADTASSAVAGTGPPRALWSEHVAPDGRIYYYNADDKQSVWEKPSVLKSKAELLLSQCPWKEYKSDTGKPYYYNNQSKESRWTRPKDLDDLEALVKQEAAGKQQQQPQILQPQPPQPQPEPPPGPPGPTPLPLGLLEPEPGGSEDCDMSEAAQPVEQGFLQQPEEGPSSATGQHQPPQQEEEESKPEPERSGLSWSNREKAKQAFKELLRDKAVPSNASWEQAMKMVVTDPRYSALPKLSEKKQAFNAYKAQREKEEKEEARLRAKEAKQTLQHFLEQHERMTSTTRYRRAEQTFGELEVWAVVPERDRKEVYDDVLFFLAKKEKEQAKQLRRRNIQALKSILDGMSSVNFQTTWSQAQQYLMDNPSFAQDHQLQNMDKEDALICFEEHIRALEREEEEERERARLRERRQQRKNREAFQTFLDELHETGQLHSMSTWMELYPAVSTDVRFANMLGQPGKAARLPLLWPGFLSRQPLCTPLPRPVLDPSPRPREAAARQAPLPPSPAGSTPLDLFKFYVEELKARFHDEKKIIKDILKDRGFCVEVNTAFEDFAHVISFDKRAAALDAGNIKLTFNSLLEKAEAREREREKEEARRMRRREAAFRSMLRQAVPALELGTAWEEVRERFVCDSAFEQITLESERIRLFREFLQVLETECQHLHTKGRKHGRKGKKHHRKRSHSPSGSESEEEELPPPSLRPPKRRRRNPSESGSEPSSSLDSVESGGAALGGRGSPSARLLLGSDHGLRKAKKPKKKTKKRRHKSVRREGTSTQGPAMLRELFSRLPGCPSQELSRRTLGSYRTVLRARQTLRRKLARRVMRKNQNRTRTGSSGGQNSLTAPRVLESRRRR
- the PRPF40B gene encoding pre-mRNA-processing factor 40 homolog B isoform X11, whose amino-acid sequence is MMPPPGIPPPFPPMGLPPMSQRPPAIPPMPPGIMPPMLPPMGAPPPLTQIPGMVPPMMPGMLMPAVPVTAATAPGADTASSAVAGTGPPRALWSEHVAPDGRIYYYNADDKQSVWEKPSVLKSKAELLLSQCPWKEYKSDTGKPYYYNNQSKESRWTRPKDLDDLEALVKQEAAGKQQQQPQILQPQPPQPQPEPPPGPPGPTPLPLGLLEPEPGGSEDCDMSEAAQPVEQGFLQQPEEGPSSATGQHQPPQQEEEESKPEPERSGLSWSNREKAKQAFKELLRDKAVPSNASWEQAMKMVVTDPRYSALPKLSEKKQAFNAYKAQREKEEKEEARLRAKEAKQTLQHFLEQHERMTSTTRYRRAEQTFGELEVWAVVPERDRKEVYDDVLFFLAKKEKEQAKQLRRRNIQALKSILDGMSSVNFQTTWSQAQQYLMDNPSFAQDHQLQNMDKEDALICFEEHIRALEREEEEERERARLRERRQQRKNREAFQTFLDELHETGQLHSMSTWMELYPAVSTDVRFANMLGQPGKAARLPLLWPGFLSRQPLCTPLPRPVLDPSPRPREAAARQAPLPPSPAGSTPLDLFKFYVEELKARFHDEKKIIKDILKDRGFCVEVNTAFEDFAHVISFDKRAAALDAGNIKLTFNSLLEKAEAREREREKEEARRMRRREAAFRSMLRQAVPALELGTAWEEVRERFVCDSAFEQITLESERIRLFREFLQVLETECQHLHTKGRKHGRKGKKHHRKRSHSPSFPDLRASGGQRTCALTCVCRSAQGSESEEEELPPPSLRPPKRRRRNPSESGSEPSSSLDSVESGGAALGGRGSPSARLLLGSDHGLRKAKKPKKKTKKRRHKSNSPESETDPEEKAGKESDEKEPEQDKDRELRRAELPNRSPGFGIKKEKTGWDTSESELSEGELERRRRTLLQQLDDHQ
- the PRPF40B gene encoding pre-mRNA-processing factor 40 homolog B isoform X22, with amino-acid sequence MMPPPGIPPPFPPMGLPPMSQRPPAIPPMPPGIMPPMLPPMGAPPPLTQIPGMVPPMMPGMLMPAVPVTAATAPGADTASSAVAGTGPPRALWSEHVAPDGRIYYYNADDKQSVWEKPSVLKSKAELLLSQCPWKEYKSDTGKPYYYNNQSKESRWTRPKDLDDLEALVKQEAAGKQQQQPQILQPQPPQPQPEPPPGPPGPTPLPLGLLEPEPGGSEDCDMSEAAQPVEQGFLQQPEEGPSSATGQHQPPQQEEEESKPEPERSGLSWSNREKAKQAFKELLRDKAVPSNASWEQAMKMVVTDPRYSALPKLSEKKQAFNAYKAQREKEEKEEARLRAKEAKQTLQHFLEQHERMTSTTRYRRAEQTFGELEVWAVVPERDRKEVYDDVLFFLAKKEKEQAKQLRRRNIQALKSILDGMSSVNFQTTWSQAQQYLMDNPSFAQDHQLQNMDKEDALICFEEHIRALEREEEEERERARLRERRQQRKNREAFQTFLDELHETGQLHSMSTWMELYPAVSTDVRFANMLGQPGSTPLDLFKFYVEELKARFHDEKKIIKDILKDRGFCVEVNTAFEDFAHVISFDKRAAALDAGNIKLTFNSLLEKAEAREREREKEEARRMRRREAAFRSMLRQAVPALELGTAWEEVRERFVCDSAFEQITLESERIRLFREFLQVLETECQHLHTKGRKHGRKGKKHHRKRSHSPSGSESEEEELPPPSLRPPKRRRRNPSESGSEPSSSLDSVESGGAALGGRGSPSARLLLGSDHGLRKAKKPKKKTKKRRHKSNSPESETDPEEKAGKESDEKEPEQDKDRELRRAELPNRSPGFGIKKEKTGWDTSESELSEGELERRRRTLLQQLDDHQ
- the PRPF40B gene encoding pre-mRNA-processing factor 40 homolog B isoform X4; protein product: MLYASRTKALELPQTWGGGLRRVGDKWIFPDRSKEVSFLLSVPSFPHFQMPPPGIPPPFPPMGLPPMSQRPPAIPPMPPGIMPPMLPPMGAPPPLTQIPGMVPPMMPGMLMPAVPVTAATAPGADTASSAVAGTGPPRALWSEHVAPDGRIYYYNADDKQSVWEKPSVLKSKAELLLSQCPWKEYKSDTGKPYYYNNQSKESRWTRPKDLDDLEALVKQEAAGKQQQQPQILQPQPPQPQPEPPPGPPGPTPLPLGLLEPEPGGSEDCDMSEAAQPVEQGFLQQPEEGPSSATGQHQPPQQEEEESKPEPERSGLSWSNREKAKQAFKELLRDKAVPSNASWEQAMKMVVTDPRYSALPKLSEKKQAFNAYKAQREKEEKEEARLRAKEAKQTLQHFLEQHERMTSTTRYRRAEQTFGELEVWAVVPERDRKEVYDDVLFFLAKKEKEQAKQLRRRNIQALKSILDGMSSVNFQTTWSQAQQYLMDNPSFAQDHQLQNMDKEDALICFEEHIRALEREEEEERERARLRERRQQRKNREAFQTFLDELHETGQLHSMSTWMELYPAVSTDVRFANMLGQPGKAARLPLLWPGFLSRQPLCTPLPRPVLDPSPRPREAAARQAPLPPSPAGSTPLDLFKFYVEELKARFHDEKKIIKDILKDRGFCVEVNTAFEDFAHVISFDKRAAALDAGNIKLTFNSLLEKAEAREREREKEEARRMRRREAAFRSMLRQAVPALELGTAWEEVRERFVCDSAFEQITLESERIRLFREFLQVLETECQHLHTKGRKHGRKGKKHHRKRSHSPSGSESEEEELPPPSLRPPKRRRRNPSESGSEPSSSLDSVESGGAALGGRGSPSARLLLGSDHGLRKAKKPKKKTKKRRHKSVRREGTSTQGPAMLRELFSRLPGCPSQELSRRTLGSYRTVLRARQTLRRKLARRVMRKNQNRTRTGSSGGQNSLTAPRVLESRRRR
- the PRPF40B gene encoding pre-mRNA-processing factor 40 homolog B isoform X6 yields the protein MLYASRTKALELPQTWGGGLRRVGDKWIFPDRSKEVSFLLSVPSFPHFQMPPPGIPPPFPPMGLPPMSQRPPAIPPMPPGIMPPMLPPMGAPPPLTQIPGMVPPMMPGMLMPAVPVTAATAPGADTASSAVAGTGPPRALWSEHVAPDGRIYYYNADDKQSVWEKPSVLKSKAELLLSQCPWKEYKSDTGKPYYYNNQSKESRWTRPKDLDDLEALVKQEAAGKQQQQPQILQPQPPQPQPEPPPGPPGPTPLPLGLLEPEPGGSEDCDMSEAAQPVEQGFLQQPEEGPSSATGQHQPPQQEEEESKPEPERSGLSWSNREKAKQAFKELLRDKAVPSNASWEQAMKMVVTDPRYSALPKLSEKKQAFNAYKAQREKEEKEEARLRAKEAKQTLQHFLEQHERMTSTTRYRRAEQTFGELEVWAVVPERDRKEVYDDVLFFLAKKEKEQAKQLRRRNIQALKSILDGMSSVNFQTTWSQAQQYLMDNPSFAQDHQLQNMDKEDALICFEEHIRALEREEEEERERARLRERRQQRKNREAFQTFLDELHETGQLHSMSTWMELYPAVSTDVRFANMLGQPGKAARLPLLWPGFLSRQPLCTPLPRPVLDPSPRPREAAARQAPLPPSPAGSTPLDLFKFYVEELKARFHDEKKIIKDILKDRGFCVEVNTAFEDFAHVISFDKRAAALDAGNIKLTFNSLLEKAEAREREREKEEARRMRRREAAFRSMLRQAVPALELGTAWEEVRERFVCDSAFEQITLESERIRLFREFLQVLETECQHLHTKGRKHGRKGKKHHRKRSHSPSGSESEEEELPPPSLRPPKRRRRNPSESGSEPSSSLDSVESGGAALGGRGSPSARLLLGSDHGLRKAKKPKKKTKKRRHKSNSPESETDPEEKAGKESDEKEPEQDKDRELRRAELPNRSPGFGIKKEKTGWDTSESELSEGELERRRRTLLQQLDDHQ
- the PRPF40B gene encoding pre-mRNA-processing factor 40 homolog B isoform X17; protein product: MMPPPGIPPPFPPMGLPPMSQRPPAIPPMPPGIMPPMLPPMGAPPPLTQIPGMVPPMMPGMLMPAVPVTAATAPGADTASSAVAGTGPPRALWSEHVAPDGRIYYYNADDKQSVWEKPSVLKSKAELLLSQCPWKEYKSDTGKPYYYNNQSKESRWTRPKDLDDLEALVKQEAAGKQQQQPQILQPQPPQPQPEPPPGPPGPTPLPLGLLEPEPGGSEDCDMSEAAQPVEQGFLQQPEEGPSSATGQHQPPQQEEEESKPEPERSGLSWSNREKAKQAFKELLRDKAVPSNASWEQAMKMVVTDPRYSALPKLSEKKQAFNAYKAQREKEEKEEARLRAKEAKQTLQHFLEQHERMTSTTRYRRAEQTFGELEVWAVVPERDRKEVYDDVLFFLAKKEKEQAKQLRRRNIQALKSILDGMSSVNFQTTWSQAQQYLMDNPSFAQDHQLQNMDKEDALICFEEHIRALEREEEEERERARLRERRQQRKNREAFQTFLDELHETGQLHSMSTWMELYPAVSTDVRFANMLGQPGKAARLPLLWPGFLSRQPLCTPLPRPVLDPSPRPREAAARQAPLPPSPAGSTPLDLFKFYVEELKARFHDEKKIIKDILKDRGFCVEVNTAFEDFAHVISFDKRAAALDAGNIKLTFNSLLEKAEAREREREKEEARRMRRREAAFRSMLRQAVPALELGTAWEEVRERFVCDSAFEQITLESERIRLFREFLQVLETECQHLHTKGRKHGRKGKKHHRKRSHSPSGSESEEEELPPPSLRPPKRRRRNPSESGSEPSSSLDSVESGGAALGGRGSPSARLLLGSDHGLRKAKKPKKKTKKRRHKSNSPESETDPEEKAGKESDEKEPEQDKDRELRRAELPNRSPGFGIKKEKTGWDTSESELSEGELERRRRTLLQQLDDHQ
- the PRPF40B gene encoding pre-mRNA-processing factor 40 homolog B isoform X7, encoding MSVPDSGPRPPAAPAPFPPGPPMMPPPFMPPPGIPPPFPPMGLPPMSQRPPAIPPMPPGIMPPMLPPMGAPPPLTQIPGMVPPMMPGMLMPAVPVTAATAPGADTASSAVAGTGPPRALWSEHVAPDGRIYYYNADDKQSVWEKPSVLKSKAELLLSQCPWKEYKSDTGKPYYYNNQSKESRWTRPKDLDDLEALVKQEAAGKQQQQPQILQPQPPQPQPEPPPGPPGPTPLPLGLLEPEPGGSEDCDMSEAAQPVEQGFLQQPEEGPSSATGQHQPPQQEEEESKPEPERSGLSWSNREKAKQAFKELLRDKAVPSNASWEQAMKMVVTDPRYSALPKLSEKKQAFNAYKAQREKEEKEEARLRAKEAKQTLQHFLEQHERMTSTTRYRRAEQTFGELEVWAVVPERDRKEVYDDVLFFLAKKEKEQAKQLRRRNIQALKSILDGMSSVNFQTTWSQAQQYLMDNPSFAQDHQLQNMDKEDALICFEEHIRALEREEEEERERARLRERRQQRKNREAFQTFLDELHETGQLHSMSTWMELYPAVSTDVRFANMLGQPGKAARLPLLWPGFLSRQPLCTPLPRPVLDPSPRPREAAARQAPLPPSPAGSTPLDLFKFYVEELKARFHDEKKIIKDILKDRGFCVEVNTAFEDFAHVISFDKRAAALDAGNIKLTFNSLLEKAEAREREREKEEARRMRRREAAFRSMLRQAVPALELGTAWEEVRERFVCDSAFEQITLESERIRLFREFLQVLETECQHLHTKGRKHGRKGKKHHRKRSHSPSGSESEEEELPPPSLRPPKRRRRNPSESGSEPSSSLDSVESGGAALGGRGSPSARLLLGSDHGLRKAKKPKKKTKKRRHKSVRREGTSTQGPAMLRELFSRLPGCPSQELSRRTLGSYRTVLRARQTLRRKLARRVMRKNQNRTRTGSSGGQNSLTAPRVLESRRRR
- the PRPF40B gene encoding pre-mRNA-processing factor 40 homolog B isoform X8: MMPPPGIPPPFPPMGLPPMSQRPPAIPPMPPGIMPPMLPPMGAPPPLTQIPGMVPPMMPGMLMPAVPVTAATAPGADTASSAVAGTGPPRALWSEHVAPDGRIYYYNADDKQSVWEKPSVLKSKAELLLSQCPWKEYKSDTGKPYYYNNQSKESRWTRPKDLDDLEALVKQEAAGKQQQQPQILQPQPPQPQPEPPPGPPGPTPLPLGLLEPEPGGSEDCDMSEAAQPVEQGFLQQPEEGPSSATGQHQPPQQEEEESKPEPERSGLSWSNREKAKQAFKELLRDKAVPSNASWEQAMKMVVTDPRYSALPKLSEKKQAFNAYKAQREKEEKEEARLRAKEAKQTLQHFLEQHERMTSTTRYRRAEQTFGELEVWAVVPERDRKEVYDDVLFFLAKKEKEQAKQLRRRNIQALKSILDGMSSVNFQTTWSQAQQYLMDNPSFAQDHQLQNMDKEDALICFEEHIRALEREEEEERERARLRERRQQRKNREAFQTFLDELHETGQLHSMSTWMELYPAVSTDVRFANMLGQPGKAARLPLLWPGFLSRQPLCTPLPRPVLDPSPRPREAAARQAPLPPSPAGSTPLDLFKFYVEELKARFHDEKKIIKDILKDRGFCVEVNTAFEDFAHVISFDKRAAALDAGNIKLTFNSLLEKAEAREREREKEEARRMRRREAAFRSMLRQAVPALELGTAWEEVRERFVCDSAFEQITLESERIRLFREFLQVLETECQHLHTKGRKHGRKGKKHHRKRSHSPSFPDLRASGGQRTCALTCVCRSAQGSESEEEELPPPSLRPPKRRRRNPSESGSEPSSSLDSVESGGAALGGRGSPSARLLLGSDHGLRKAKKPKKKTKKRRHKSVRREGTSTQGPAMLRELFSRLPGCPSQELSRRTLGSYRTVLRARQTLRRKLARRVMRKNQNRTRTGSSGGQNSLTAPRVLESRRRR
- the PRPF40B gene encoding pre-mRNA-processing factor 40 homolog B isoform X10; the encoded protein is MSVPDSGPRPPAAPAPFPPGPPMMPPPFMPPPGIPPPFPPMGLPPMSQRPPAIPPMPPGIMPPMLPPMGAPPPLTQIPGMVPPMMPGMLMPAVPVTAATAPGADTASSAVAGTGPPRALWSEHVAPDGRIYYYNADDKQSVWEKPSVLKSKAELLLSQCPWKEYKSDTGKPYYYNNQSKESRWTRPKDLDDLEALVKQEAAGKQQQQPQILQPQPPQPQPEPPPGPPGPTPLPLGLLEPEPGGSEDCDMSEAAQPVEQGFLQQPEEGPSSATGQHQPPQQEEEESKPEPERSGLSWSNREKAKQAFKELLRDKAVPSNASWEQAMKMVVTDPRYSALPKLSEKKQAFNAYKAQREKEEKEEARLRAKEAKQTLQHFLEQHERMTSTTRYRRAEQTFGELEVWAVVPERDRKEVYDDVLFFLAKKEKEQAKQLRRRNIQALKSILDGMSSVNFQTTWSQAQQYLMDNPSFAQDHQLQNMDKEDALICFEEHIRALEREEEEERERARLRERRQQRKNREAFQTFLDELHETGQLHSMSTWMELYPAVSTDVRFANMLGQPGKAARLPLLWPGFLSRQPLCTPLPRPVLDPSPRPREAAARQAPLPPSPAGSTPLDLFKFYVEELKARFHDEKKIIKDILKDRGFCVEVNTAFEDFAHVISFDKRAAALDAGNIKLTFNSLLEKAEAREREREKEEARRMRRREAAFRSMLRQAVPALELGTAWEEVRERFVCDSAFEQITLESERIRLFREFLQVLETECQHLHTKGRKHGRKGKKHHRKRSHSPSGSESEEEELPPPSLRPPKRRRRNPSESGSEPSSSLDSVESGGAALGGRGSPSARLLLGSDHGLRKAKKPKKKTKKRRHKSNSPESETDPEEKAGKESDEKEPEQDKDRELRRAELPNRSPGFGIKKEKTGWDTSESELSEGELERRRRTLLQQLDDHQ